The Archangium primigenium genomic interval GCCTTGCCCTCCTTCACGTACACCTGGAAGCGCACCGTCTTGCAGGCGTACTTCTGCACGAGCTGCTCCTTGTTCTTGCGCAGCTTGGCCACGAACTTGTCGTACGTCAGGCCGTCCTGGGCCTCACCGCAGTGCTCGCGGGTGACGACGAACTCGCGGAAGACGTCCTGGAAGTGCTGCTCCTCGGTGAGGGCCACCGCCCCGGCGCCCATGGGCACCGGCGTGTGGGCGGCGGGCGGCACCGCCATGTTCATCACCTGCTTGGGGATGCCCATGAAGGGCGTGGGCGCGGCCATGCCCGGGTGGCCCGAGGGCGGAGGCGGAATCGGCAGGTTCACCTCGGCCGTCATCGGCCGGGCCGAGCGCGCGAGCAGCTCGCTGGGAATCGCCGCCACCCGCGTGGTCTCCGGCGCCTCGTCGTCCCCGAAGGCCGAGGGCAGGCCCGCCTGGGCCGCGGCGGCCGCGAAGGGATCCGCCGCCTGCTGCAGCGAGTAGGCCGCGGTGGGGTGATCCTCGAACTCGAACGCGTTCTTGCGCGGCGCCGCCGACGGCACGTTGGCGTCCGGGGCGGCGGGCGGGAACGCGAAGGGCTCGGCGCCCAGGGCCGCGAAGGGATCCTTGCCCGGCACGGTGGGCGAGGCGAAGGGGTCGCGCACCGGCGTGGCCGGCGAGGCGAACGGATAGGCGTCCGCGGTGGGCGGCGGGGCCATGTCGTAGGCCGGCTCGGCCACGGGCGGCGCCGTCGCGTAGGCGTCCTGCACCGGCGGCGGCGGCGGGAAGGGGAAGTCGTCCGCGCTCATCGAGGGAGGCTCCACGGGAGCGGGCGCCACGGCGGCCTGCGCCACCGGGGCGACGGCCACGGGCGCGGGCTGCACGGCGGCCTTGCCCTTGCCCTTGGAGGCCTTGTCCGCGGCGGGGGCGGCGGCGTGGGAGCCTCCCCCCAGCAGCAGCGTCCACAGGAGCGAGGCGCCCACGAGGCCGAGCAGCGCGAAGAGGGCGTTCTGCTGGTAG includes:
- a CDS encoding MXAN_5187 family protein, whose product is MVRLKFLLFALLVLGLGAIHLPLLSGPLSARAVEGAAASPTAAIAEVSRAMEARRSALQRVALALASSPDVATAVQPQVESLPKGKGIRIVEPPVGERFAALRTASAELVPESLKDSLVLALLTPDGALYSRAGGEPLADDAFDPRALLKVGAEGHVQDAFGAPHVFFSVPVLWNAEGGRSDVAATLVVGAPLFTPKMLDTATLSSGVAALMVLQGDKVIGTAGSESELAEHGRKTLIVGQSGHVVRRGSVRTLLPQLPHVWLPLLVRGDDWKGGEAPMSVGSRQPLGDGMEIVAVSSTRPFMTSLADYQQNALFALLGLVGASLLWTLLLGGGSHAAAPAADKASKGKGKAAVQPAPVAVAPVAQAAVAPAPVEPPSMSADDFPFPPPPPVQDAYATAPPVAEPAYDMAPPPTADAYPFASPATPVRDPFASPTVPGKDPFAALGAEPFAFPPAAPDANVPSAAPRKNAFEFEDHPTAAYSLQQAADPFAAAAAQAGLPSAFGDDEAPETTRVAAIPSELLARSARPMTAEVNLPIPPPPSGHPGMAAPTPFMGIPKQVMNMAVPPAAHTPVPMGAGAVALTEEQHFQDVFREFVVTREHCGEAQDGLTYDKFVAKLRKNKEQLVQKYACKTVRFQVYVKEGKAALKATPVKD